In a genomic window of Nyctibius grandis isolate bNycGra1 chromosome 4, bNycGra1.pri, whole genome shotgun sequence:
- the NPM3 gene encoding nucleoplasmin-3 — MELHGPGCPGSVLFGCELTASTKSYTFQVDEEDDSDHILALSVVCLTDGAKDECNVVEVVGRNHENQEIAVPVANLKLSCQPLLSLDNFKLQPPVTFRLAAGSGPVHLAGWHQIVHREDASFEDDDDLSEEEEEEELAPIMPAKK, encoded by the exons ATGGAGCTGCACGGGCCCGGCTGCCCTGGCAGCGTCCTCTTCG GCTGTGAGCTGACTGCCAGTACCAAATCCTACACATTTCAGGTGGATGAGGAAGATGACTCTGACCACATTTTGGCCCTGTCTGTG GTCTGCCTCACAGACGGTGCCAAGGACGAGTGCAACGTGGTGGAGGTCGTCGGACGAAACCACGAGAACCAGGAGATTGCTGTGCCCGTGGCGAATCTGAAGTTGTCATGCCAGCCCTTG CTGAGTCTGGACAACTTCAAGCTGCAGCCTCCGGTGACCTTCCGCCTGGCTGCAGGCTCTGGCCCAGTACACCTCGCTGGCTGGCACCAGATCG TGCACAGGGAAGATGCTTCCTTTGAGGATGATGATGACTTgtcggaggaggaggaggaggaggagcttGCTCCTATCATGCCAGCCAAGAAGTAG